GCTCAAAGCTGTCGCCCACCGTTCGGATGACATAGGCCGTATCCCGGGTGTGGCCGGAATTGATGACGCCCACCAGCTCCGGGTTGTCCTTCATGAAGGTGTCGGCCTCATCAATGAACAATGACGGTTTCCAGTGTTCCACAGCCCGGAACAAGGCGGCGGGTGTGACGTTGGATGCCCACAGTGGACGGCTGGCCAGCTTCGCCAGCGCAGCCAGCAGCGTCGATTTGCCGCAGCCCTTCTCCGGTGCGGTAATCAGCGCCAGCGGCAATACCGTGGCGTAATCGGCGTACCACGTCAGCGCACACCACAAAGCTGCAGCACGCAGGGTTTCCCGGTCAGCAATGACATAGCGGCACAGCAGGGCAAAGGCATCATCCAGCACGGCAGCACCGTTGACCGGTGTCGGCCATGGCTCCACGTCATCAAATATCACGCTGGTGCCGCTGGTTTCGGTATCGCCGGATTCGGCTAGCAACTCCTTGCGTGCTGCCGCAACCAGCTTGTCGAGGATGCCCAACGGGATGCCACCCAAGGCCTCACCAGCAGCCTTGCGGATGCGGGCATAGGCCAACGGTTTCAGTCCGGCCAGATGGATCAGGTAAGCATCTTCGTCACCGGCATCGGGCAAGCCTGCCAATGGCATATCTGCAGTGTCTGGTATTGAATTTTCCTTTAAATCACCCCTAACCGCGTTTCCCTTTACACCCGCAACAAATGCAGCTTCTGACCTTGAAATTTCCTTTAAATTACCCTCACTCCCTTTTGCCTCTACATACGCAACGTCTGACACTTTTGCCCCCTCGATCTGCTGGCGCATGGCATCCAGCCCGGCCAATTGGTACAGGTCGTTAAAGTCAGAGGGCGCACCTTTGCCCGCATCGGCCCATTGCTGGCGCTGCTCGTCGGTGAACGTTGGAATGCACCAGCGGGCATTGCCGTGCGCTCTGGCAGCGTTGATCGCGGCTTGCTGGCCGGTGCCGGATGCATCGCAATCTCCAGCGACAATCAGCGCCAGCGATGGCAAACCTTTGGACAGGCGTTCTGCCACGACAGGCAGATTCCCTGCATTCCAGCCCACCACCACGGGCAGGCCGGTGGCTTCGTGCAGGCTGCAGCCAGTCGCCCAGCCTTCGCATAACAGGGCTTCGGTTGCACCCTTGAGCTGGCCCAACACCAATGCCGTACCCTTGACCTGGCCACCGGTGCAGAACCGCTTGCTGCCGTCTTCACCGATGAATTGCAGGTTCACCAGATCGCCACCCACGCGCAACGGCAGCACAAGCATGTTTCGCAACTGCTTCGCGCCCACCGGCTTGATGCCTTTGGCGACCACGTATGGATGGCTGGCCAGTACCGGTCCCGCGGTTTCCCACAGCCTTGCGGCCTTGGCTTTGGCTGCTTCACGCTGCTGGCGCTGGTCTTCATCGGCCAGCCGTTGCGCTTCGGCAAGTTCGGCATCGAGCGTCGCCCGCTGTTCGGGTGTCGGCGGCGTGTACGGCGTGGCGGGTTTGTAGCCGTGCTGCATGGCCTCATGAAACAGGCTGGCAATGGTTACACCTCCCGTTTCCTTGATGCCTTTCCAGACGGCTTTGGCGCTCTTGGCGTTGTAGCTGTCTGCGCCTTGGCTCCAGTTGTCCCACAGGGCAAAACCGGCTTCGCCCAGTTCGCTTTTTATGGCCATGCCCATGCGATACCACACCGCCCGGTCATCGGCGGCAACATGGGCCAGCGCGGCTTGAATGCGATCTACGGTTTCAAAGGTTTGGGGCGCATTCATGGCGACCTCCGGCAAATGCAGATTGAGCTGGGGCCTCCGCACTGAAGCGGATAGAACGATTGTTCATGGTCAGGCCTCCGGTGTGGGTCTGGCGCGGCTGGCCAGTTCGGTGGCGTTGATTTCGATGTTGCGCAGGTCGATCAGCAGGTTGGCGTAGTCCTGCAGGAAGAACCCGAGCCCGGTCAGGATGGAATGATCGCCGCCCACATCGTCGGGGTAGCTCATGGCCAGATCGCCAATCGCCTGCAGCCCGATCAGTCCGTTGACGATAGCCGTATCGGCATTGGTGGCCAGCGATGACAGTTCAGAAGCAGACAAGCTGTCCAGCTTCTGCGCTTGGGTGAGAACGTAACGTAGGGCGCTCATTGCCGCACCTCCGCTTGTCCCAGTACATGCGCCTGCTCGCTGATCTCATCGAGCAGGCGGTAAAGCAGGCCAAACCCGGCAACGCGGGCATCGTCCGAGGGCAGCGCCACCGGCATATTCACCGGGTCGCTGTTCTGCAAGTCGGAATACAGCTCCAGCAGCATGGCCAGACCTTTTGCGTGGCACTGGGTCAGGCACAGCTGGTCAATTTGATCGAGATAGGCTTGGCGGTTCATTTCGCGGCCCTCCCGGCAATGCCAATGCAGACCAAACCGGCAAGCAGCGCCAGCACGGCAGCAGCAGGACGGTGGGCATAAGCGAGAACGGCAGAAACAGCGGTAAAGGCGTGCGCGACGGGCGCAATGAGGGCGTTAGGCATGGTGGCTTCCTTAGTAGTGGAATGCCTGCCATCCGTCGCCAAACGGGGGTGGCAAGCACGTAGCGGGGTTGGCGAACCGGCACTAAGGAAACCGGCATACCCGAAGGTATCCCCACTACGGCTCGCCATGAACTGGGCGCACCAATAGCGGTGTACGGACGAAAAAAATCCGCCAGGGAGGCGGTTGTCCGCCTTAGTAGTCAGGTCGCCAAACCCGGTCGCGGGACTTACCGCGACAGGCCAAGGATATGCTGGCGCTGGTTGATGTGCAAGGGGGGATGAGAAATGGAGATTCACGGCAGGCGCTCCACAATTTCGCCCTCATGCTTGGGCATGGCAACTTCAAACGCGCACACGGCGGCATATAGCTCATCCATGCACGGTTGGACGTTACCGCCAGCGGCATCCAGAACAGCCTTTGCGGTCAGCAGCAAATCCACAGCGTAAAAGGGTAACGGGTTCATGCTGCGGCCTCCCCATCAAAGAAGCCAGGCGCAGGCCACTCAGGAACACCCAGCGAGTAACGCGCGACATTGCGGCGAATGCGGCCACGGAACACCACCTCCGGCTCGATGACTGTTTGTATGTTCCAGCCCTTGGCCCGCAGGTCATACACCCGCGCAGCAGTCTCGGGGATGGCGCAATTGGCGGTAAGTTCAAGCGATATGGTCGGGCCACGCTTGCGCAGTAGTTCCAGCACCTCGGCACATTGCCCGGATACAACCGGCTGCTTAGAATTGGCGTTGTTGACTGCGCCGCTACTTTGGGAAACCGGGTGGCGGTTTTTCTTTTTCATGATCGCCCCCTTATGCTGCCAAGCGGGAATCAATCCAGGCGCGCACATCTTCTGCACGCCACGCTGTTACCCGCTCGGAAAGCTTCACCGGTGCCGGGAATTTGCCCCCGCGCACCATGCGCCACAGACTGGAAGCGGAGAAGGGAAGAATTGCCGGGATTAGCTGGGCTTGGCGCACATACCCAGTCACCGGGAGTGCGCCGTATTGCTCGTGAAACCGTGCGTTGGATGCACGATTAGCGGTGGAAGTAGTTTGCTGTGCCATTCGTAGCCCCGCAGTGGGTTGTGGTGAAGGAATGGCGCCAAGTTAAAACATGCTGAAAACGGTGATTAGATCGCTTGCCCGCTGGCGTTATACGTCATCTGGCAGATGTATTACGTCTGCCTGCAAACGTAATGATTTTTCGAAATCGCGTATCCAGTCGTAAATTGTTCGTTCGATATTATCGATGGATAGCTTTACCCCCAACTGATCGGCCCTGCGTTCCAGAGGACCTCGAATATTTTTTGCTGCCTGCCTCATGGATTTCCAATTCCTGGATTGATACAAGCCTATAGCTTCCTTCCGCAGTTGATAGTGCGGCGCATGCCGTTTCTCGGCTAATCGCTTCGCTTTCTTGCTTTCAAGGTCTTCAAACTCGCTTACAATCTGCGGAATGCTAGACGCGATGTCAACGAATCGATCAAGTGTGCGCCTGCTCAAAATCCGCATTCGCTCATAATCTTCCAGCGCTAGCCGCATTTGCTGCGGAGTAATGTCTAGGCGCTGGCAGTAAGCAGATAACCGTTCGCCTCGGGCGTTAAATCTCTCTAATTCCTGTCGCACCCCGAGAAAAATATCATCATCGTCATCGTCAATTCGGTTGCCACTCATAACGCCACCTTGTAAGCGTCATCCCTTGTTATTGGATGCTGCGCCAGCCGGGCAACGGTTCCCGGTTTTCGCCCCGTCGGGCTAGGCGCAGCAAACTCGTTTAAGCGGTTCTTGCTGGAAAGTGTATTACGTCAGCGCCTGACTTGAGTTTGTCCAGGTAGTCGGCCCATACCTGCATCATTGAGCGCCGGTCTTTAATGAACTTGGTGCGGTTATATGCAGTGCCAAGGGCATCCGGCACGCTGTGGGCCAGTTGGTGCTCGATTACATCCCGCTCTATGCCCAGTTCTTCATGCAGGATCGTGCGGGCCATCGCCCGGAAACCGTGGCCAGTGATGTCTTCTTTGGTGTCATACCCCATGCGGCGCAATGCGGCATTGATGGCGGCCTCGCTCATTGGCTTTTGCGGGTCGCGTCCAAGAAACACATAGCGACGGTGCCCGGTGAGCGCATGAAGCTCTTTCAGTATTGCCAACGACTGACTTGAGAGCGGGACAAGGTGAGGCGTTGTGATGCCTTTCCGTAGCCAGCCCTTCATTCGTTCTGCAGGAATATTCCATTCCCCTTTTTCCAGATCGATCTCTGACCATTCTGCTTTTCGCAACTCACCCGGGCGCGTGAATACGAGAGGTGCCAGCTTCAACGCGCACTGCACGACCAACGTACCTTTAAAGCCATCCATTGCGCGCAACAGCTCTGCCACGCCTTGGGGTTCCACGATTGATGCGTAGTGCTTGGTTCGCGCGGGTGGGAGTGCGCCGCGCAGGTCGCCGGATGGATCACGCTCTGCCCGCCCCGTTGCGACGGCATAGCGGAATACCTGGCCACAATTCTGCAAAGCACGGTGAGCGGTATCCAGTGCGCCACGGCTTTCGGTTCTGCGGATTGTAGCGAGCAACTCCGGGGCAGTGATTTCGGATATTGGTCTGTTGCCCATCCAGGGGAAGACGTCTTTTTCCAGACGCCGAATGACCTTCTCAGAGTGGCCTTTGGCCCACGATGGTTGATGCTTTGCAAACCATTCGCGGGCCACAGCTTCGAATGAGCTAACCGCGGCGATTTGTCGCGCCAGCTTGTCGGCTTGCTTGGATGCGGCAGGATCGATACCGCTGGCCAGCAGCTTGCGCGCATCACCGTGGCATTCCCGGGCGCGCGCCAAACTTAAATCAGGGTATGCGCCATAAGACAGCGTTTTGCGCTTTCCCCCAAACCGGTAGTCATACCGCCACAGCTTGCCGCCGGATACCGCCACAAGCAGGTACAGGCCATCGGCGTCTGGCATCTTCTGCGGTTTGGTGGCCGGTTTGGCTTTCTTGATGGCAACGTCTGATAACGGCATAGCGGCCTCTGGTGCTGGATGACGGTATTTTCATGACGGTATTTTCCATTTTTTTGAAATACCGTCACAAATACCGTCAGATGTGACGGTATTTCATGATACGGCACGACGCGTCATGGCGCAAAAAAAGCCCTTGAATCTAGCATTTTCAAGGGCTTTAGGCATGTAGTGATATGGTATGAAATGGCTGTTTGGTGGACCGAATGAGGATCGAACTCACGACCTCCGCATTGCGAACGCGGCGCTCTCCCAGCTGAGCTATCGGCCCGTCGCATTGAATCTAGCCAGCTGGTTTTTGCGCGTCAAGTTTGCCTGGCATGCTGCATGGCATGAACAACAAAAAGCCCGTCAACGACGGGCTTTTTGTTTGAGGCGAGACAAGCTGAACGATTAGCTGATCTGACCGTGGCAGTGCTTGAACTTCTTGCCGGAACCGCATGGGCATGGGTCGTTGCGGCCCACACCGGCAAACGGATTGGCACCGCCAACAGCAGCACCTGCGGCGGCTGCGCCAGCCAACGATGCCTTGATCTGCTCCTCGTCACCCGATGCCAGCACAGCAGCCAGATCATCATGATGGAACTGCAGCGCGCCATCCGGTACGGCTTGTGGCTGCACAGCATCGACGTCGGCTTGCGAGCGTACTTGCACATTCATGACGATCTGCACCACGTCGCGCTTGATGCTCGTCAGCAGTTCGCTGAACAACTCAAACGATTCACGCTTGTATTCCTGCTTGGGGTTCTTCTGGGCATAGCCGCGCAGATGGATACCTTGACGCAAGTGATCCAGCGACGACAGATGTTCACGCCAGTGTTGATCCAGATGTTGCAGCAGTACGGCGCGTTCGAACTGGCGGAAGGTGTCTTCGCCAGCGTCAGCCACTTTTTGCACGTAAGCATCACGCGCCAGCGACACAACACGCTCTTTGGCCACTTCGTCCGACATACTGGCGTCTTGCTTGAGCCACTCGCCAACAGGCGCCTGAATGTTGAATTCTGCCAGCGCTTTTTCCAGACCCGGAATGTCCCACTGTTCTTCCATGGCTTGCGCCGGAATGTATTGCTCGAACAGATCGTGGAAGAAACTGTCGCGCATGGCGGCAATGGTTTCTGAAGTATCGGCGCTTTCCAGTAATTCGTTGCGCTGTGTGTAGATGGCTTTGCGCTGCTCGTTGGCGACGTCATCGTATTCCAGCAATTGCTTGCGGATATCGAAGTTGCGGCCTTCTACCTTGCGTTGGGCGGATTCAATAGCGCGGCTGACAATACCGGCTTCGATCGGCTCGCCTTCCGGCATCTTGAGCTTGTCCATCACGAACGCGACACGGTCACCGGCGAAAATACGCAGCAGCGGGTCTTCCAGGCTCAGGTAGAAACGGCTGGAGCCCGGGTCACCCTGGCGACCGGAACGGCCGCGCAGCTGGTTATCAATCCGGCGTGATTCGTGGCGCTCGGTACCAATGATGTGCAGACCGCCGCTGGCCACGACTTGATCGTGCAGCTTTTGCCATGACACTTTCAGGTCGGCAATTTTGCTTTCTTGAGCCGCTGCATCCAGGCTTTCGTCGGCTTCGATATCCTTGATGGTGCGTTCGATACTGCCGCCCAGCACGATATCGGTACCGCGACCGGCCATATTGGTAGCAATGGTCACCTGCGCTGGCGCACCAGCTTGCGTCACGATCTCGGCTTCACGCGCATGTTGCTTGGCGTTCAGCACGTTGTGCGGAATCTTCGCCTGGTTGAGCAGATTGGAGAGGATTTCCGAATGCTCAATCGAGGTCGTACCCACCAGCGAAGGCTGACCGCGCGATACGCAGTCTTTGATGTCTTCGATGATGGCGTTGTATTTTTCGTTGGCGGTTTTGAAAACCTGATCTTGCTTGTCCTGACGCACCATCGGGCGGTTGGTCGGGATGATCACGGTTTCCAGACCGTAGATTTGCTGGAATTCGTAGGCTTCGGTATCGGCCGTACCGGTCATGCCGGACAACTTGCCGTACATGCGGAAGTAGTTTTGCAGTGTGATCGTGGCCAGGGTCTGGTTTTCCTGGTTGATCTCAACGCCTTCTTTGGCTTCCACGGCCTGGTGCAGGCCTTCGGACCAGCGACGGCCAGACATCAAACGGCCGGTGAACTCATCAACGATGATGACTTCGCCATCCATGACCACGTAGTTCTGGTCACGATGGAACAGCGAGTGCGCGCGCAGGGCAGCGTACAGGTGGTGAACCAGGTTGATGTTCTGCGCGGAATACAGGCTGTCGCCTTCTGGCAGCAGCTTCATGCCAGTGAGGATCTGCTCGACTTTTTCGTGACCGGC
This genomic interval from Silvimonas soli contains the following:
- a CDS encoding helix-turn-helix transcriptional regulator; this encodes MAQQTTSTANRASNARFHEQYGALPVTGYVRQAQLIPAILPFSASSLWRMVRGGKFPAPVKLSERVTAWRAEDVRAWIDSRLAA
- a CDS encoding tyrosine-type recombinase/integrase, with amino-acid sequence MPLSDVAIKKAKPATKPQKMPDADGLYLLVAVSGGKLWRYDYRFGGKRKTLSYGAYPDLSLARARECHGDARKLLASGIDPAASKQADKLARQIAAVSSFEAVAREWFAKHQPSWAKGHSEKVIRRLEKDVFPWMGNRPISEITAPELLATIRRTESRGALDTAHRALQNCGQVFRYAVATGRAERDPSGDLRGALPPARTKHYASIVEPQGVAELLRAMDGFKGTLVVQCALKLAPLVFTRPGELRKAEWSEIDLEKGEWNIPAERMKGWLRKGITTPHLVPLSSQSLAILKELHALTGHRRYVFLGRDPQKPMSEAAINAALRRMGYDTKEDITGHGFRAMARTILHEELGIERDVIEHQLAHSVPDALGTAYNRTKFIKDRRSMMQVWADYLDKLKSGADVIHFPARTA
- a CDS encoding DUF3631 domain-containing protein, with the translated sequence MNAPQTFETVDRIQAALAHVAADDRAVWYRMGMAIKSELGEAGFALWDNWSQGADSYNAKSAKAVWKGIKETGGVTIASLFHEAMQHGYKPATPYTPPTPEQRATLDAELAEAQRLADEDQRQQREAAKAKAARLWETAGPVLASHPYVVAKGIKPVGAKQLRNMLVLPLRVGGDLVNLQFIGEDGSKRFCTGGQVKGTALVLGQLKGATEALLCEGWATGCSLHEATGLPVVVGWNAGNLPVVAERLSKGLPSLALIVAGDCDASGTGQQAAINAARAHGNARWCIPTFTDEQRQQWADAGKGAPSDFNDLYQLAGLDAMRQQIEGAKVSDVAYVEAKGSEGNLKEISRSEAAFVAGVKGNAVRGDLKENSIPDTADMPLAGLPDAGDEDAYLIHLAGLKPLAYARIRKAAGEALGGIPLGILDKLVAAARKELLAESGDTETSGTSVIFDDVEPWPTPVNGAAVLDDAFALLCRYVIADRETLRAAALWCALTWYADYATVLPLALITAPEKGCGKSTLLAALAKLASRPLWASNVTPAALFRAVEHWKPSLFIDEADTFMKDNPELVGVINSGHTRDTAYVIRTVGDSFEPRQFSTWGPKAISGIGAHGVAETITSRSVVLMMRRKLPGERCDNLRHCDRDAFHMVKRQFARWADDHGETFAHMRPTLDGLSNRTADNWEPLLAIADLAGGEWPRLARLAAHKLTNTEDEAPSFNEELLGDIKSVFERMGIDRISTAQLIEELCRDEESAWATYNRGRPLSPRQLSKRLGEFGIVSNSVRIGINTPKGYRLDQFADAFTRYLLNPPSQSATPPQANNGAGFSDFHIRNIEGNVADKKEARSSTDAGCGGVADRNPQSGGKVESEAEKDWLADYDQAENVPAARDDSEWEMTI
- a CDS encoding helix-turn-helix domain-containing protein; this encodes MKKKNRHPVSQSSGAVNNANSKQPVVSGQCAEVLELLRKRGPTISLELTANCAIPETAARVYDLRAKGWNIQTVIEPEVVFRGRIRRNVARYSLGVPEWPAPGFFDGEAAA
- the secA gene encoding preprotein translocase subunit SecA, producing the protein MISNLLKKVFGSRNDRLLKQYGAVVLKINALESRFQSLSDDELRGKTAEFRERVAKGESLDDVLPEAFAVCREGSKRALGMRHFDVQLIGGLTLHQGKISEMRTGEGKTLVATLPAYLNALSGNGVHVVTVNDYLAQRDAATMSKLYNFLGLSCGVNLGQMAHDEKQAAYACDITYGTNNEFGFDYLRDNMVFTVGERVQRTLNYAIVDEVDSILIDEARTPLIISGPADDNTEMYLAMNQVPPQLVRQAEEEGEGDFWVDEKANTVLLSEAGHEKVEQILTGMKLLPEGDSLYSAQNINLVHHLYAALRAHSLFHRDQNYVVMDGEVIIVDEFTGRLMSGRRWSEGLHQAVEAKEGVEINQENQTLATITLQNYFRMYGKLSGMTGTADTEAYEFQQIYGLETVIIPTNRPMVRQDKQDQVFKTANEKYNAIIEDIKDCVSRGQPSLVGTTSIEHSEILSNLLNQAKIPHNVLNAKQHAREAEIVTQAGAPAQVTIATNMAGRGTDIVLGGSIERTIKDIEADESLDAAAQESKIADLKVSWQKLHDQVVASGGLHIIGTERHESRRIDNQLRGRSGRQGDPGSSRFYLSLEDPLLRIFAGDRVAFVMDKLKMPEGEPIEAGIVSRAIESAQRKVEGRNFDIRKQLLEYDDVANEQRKAIYTQRNELLESADTSETIAAMRDSFFHDLFEQYIPAQAMEEQWDIPGLEKALAEFNIQAPVGEWLKQDASMSDEVAKERVVSLARDAYVQKVADAGEDTFRQFERAVLLQHLDQHWREHLSSLDHLRQGIHLRGYAQKNPKQEYKRESFELFSELLTSIKRDVVQIVMNVQVRSQADVDAVQPQAVPDGALQFHHDDLAAVLASGDEEQIKASLAGAAAAGAAVGGANPFAGVGRNDPCPCGSGKKFKHCHGQIS